One Streptomyces sp. NBC_00440 DNA window includes the following coding sequences:
- a CDS encoding Uma2 family endonuclease, translated as MTSAPDYTYGIDSERALKYAVQHIRGDRVQIIEGIIEPVSPTWDHERAARVVRRQLEDRVDELGCVEGSGNLDLPGSSNWYVPDIAVVPEELARGGGALLPDQTFLVVEVTSESNAESDRIVKRRRYAEYRAPLYLLVDRIEGSITLFSEPGHLGYTRVDGPHPFGAVVRLPDPFNLDLDTSGLSPA; from the coding sequence ATGACGAGCGCACCCGACTACACGTACGGCATCGATTCCGAACGCGCGCTCAAATACGCCGTCCAGCACATCCGCGGGGACCGTGTCCAGATCATCGAGGGGATCATTGAGCCCGTGTCACCGACCTGGGACCACGAGCGGGCCGCCCGAGTAGTACGCCGCCAGCTCGAGGACCGTGTTGACGAACTCGGATGTGTTGAAGGGTCCGGGAACCTGGACTTGCCCGGGTCGTCGAACTGGTACGTGCCCGATATCGCCGTCGTTCCTGAGGAACTTGCCAGGGGCGGCGGGGCGCTGCTCCCCGATCAGACTTTCCTCGTCGTGGAAGTGACGTCGGAGTCGAACGCTGAATCCGACCGGATCGTGAAGCGGCGCCGGTATGCCGAGTACCGGGCCCCGCTCTACCTCCTCGTCGACCGGATCGAGGGCAGCATCACCCTGTTCTCCGAGCCCGGACACCTGGGCTACACCCGCGTTGACGGCCCGCACCCGTTCGGTGCGGTGGTACGACTGCCGGACCCGTTCAACCTGGACCTGGACACTAGCGGCCTATCGCCGGCCTGA
- the cas2e gene encoding type I-E CRISPR-associated endoribonuclease Cas2e produces the protein MTVIVLTNCPPGLRGFLTRWLLEISAGVFIGNPSARIRDVLWNEVQQYAGQGRALLAHTSNNEQGFTFRTHDHAWRPTDHEGLTLIHRPGAQAKSPSPGPKTWSKIAKRRRFGAR, from the coding sequence GTGACCGTCATCGTCCTCACCAACTGCCCGCCCGGGCTTCGGGGATTCCTCACCCGCTGGCTCCTCGAAATCTCGGCGGGTGTCTTCATCGGCAACCCCTCAGCCCGCATCCGCGACGTGCTTTGGAACGAAGTCCAGCAATACGCGGGCCAAGGCCGAGCCCTACTCGCCCACACCTCGAACAATGAACAAGGCTTCACCTTTCGTACGCACGACCACGCATGGCGTCCGACTGACCATGAGGGCCTGACACTGATCCACCGCCCGGGCGCTCAAGCCAAATCGCCCTCCCCAGGACCGAAAACATGGAGCAAGATCGCAAAACGGAGGCGATTCGGTGCTAGATGA
- the cas1e gene encoding type I-E CRISPR-associated endonuclease Cas1e: MTTVGKRGALTPRHLTRTAERVSFIYLERCTIHRDSNAITAEDADGTTHIPSATIGTLLLGPGTRITHQAMSVLGESGAAVAWVGEHGVRYYAGGRALSRSATLVEAQATQWANMRSRLAVARAMYRLRFPDEDPAGLTRHQFLGREGDRVKDCYRTQAARTGVRWRGRKYTPGDFSSGDPVNQAITAAAQCMYGIAHAVVASLGCSPGLGFVHSGHELSFVLDVADLYKTEIGIPLAFDIAAEDEQDVGQRTRRGLRDRIHSTGLLDRCVNDIKQLLLPDRPSAGEDELDRVTLQSDQGHQVAAGVNYGTDETVTW, from the coding sequence GTGACAACGGTCGGTAAACGGGGCGCTCTCACGCCGCGGCATCTCACCCGCACCGCGGAACGCGTCTCCTTCATCTACCTGGAACGCTGCACCATCCACCGCGACTCCAACGCGATCACCGCCGAGGATGCCGACGGCACCACACACATCCCCTCCGCCACCATCGGAACTCTCCTGCTCGGCCCCGGCACCCGCATCACCCACCAGGCGATGAGCGTCCTCGGGGAGAGCGGAGCCGCGGTTGCCTGGGTCGGAGAACACGGCGTCCGCTACTACGCCGGCGGCAGAGCCCTGAGCCGCTCAGCCACGCTCGTCGAAGCCCAGGCCACTCAGTGGGCCAACATGCGCAGCCGCCTCGCTGTGGCCCGCGCCATGTACCGCCTCCGCTTCCCCGACGAAGACCCCGCAGGCCTGACCCGCCACCAGTTCCTCGGCCGCGAAGGGGACCGTGTCAAAGACTGCTATCGAACCCAGGCCGCGCGTACCGGAGTCCGTTGGCGGGGAAGAAAGTACACACCCGGCGACTTCAGCAGCGGTGATCCCGTCAACCAGGCGATCACCGCTGCGGCGCAGTGCATGTACGGCATCGCTCACGCTGTTGTCGCCTCCCTCGGATGCAGCCCCGGACTCGGCTTCGTCCACTCCGGTCACGAACTGTCCTTCGTCCTGGACGTTGCCGACCTCTACAAAACCGAAATCGGTATTCCCCTCGCGTTCGACATCGCAGCCGAGGACGAGCAGGACGTCGGCCAGCGCACTCGCCGCGGACTGCGCGACCGCATCCATTCGACCGGACTCCTGGATCGCTGCGTGAACGACATCAAACAGCTGCTGTTGCCCGACAGACCAAGCGCAGGAGAAGACGAACTCGACCGAGTCACGCTCCAGAGCGACCAAGGCCACCAGGTAGCAGCCGGTGTCAACTACGGAACCGATGAAACGGTCACCTGGTGA
- the cas6e gene encoding type I-E CRISPR-associated protein Cas6/Cse3/CasE, which produces MYLTRFRVNTARPGARRLLSSPQSLHAAVMASFPGLLPTSGTEAGPRVLWRLDHNARAEVFLYVVSPGRPDLTHLVEQAGWPAAALDPATPGWESRPYAPLLDRLTPGGLWEFRLTANPVHHIRRKDGEPTKRTAHITPVHQRGWLLDPERQERAGFRVVEKPQTQRLLPGGTTHKNHPHHGDRYELAVRDERALSFNKSRDSRSAHQVKVVTVTFDGRLEVTDPEALRRTLTQGLGRAKAYGCGLMTLAPVQTSPRVRGEDR; this is translated from the coding sequence ATGTATCTGACTCGCTTCCGCGTGAATACCGCGCGCCCCGGAGCCCGCCGGCTCCTGTCGTCACCGCAGTCGCTGCACGCGGCGGTCATGGCTTCCTTTCCCGGCCTGCTGCCGACCAGCGGCACCGAAGCCGGCCCGCGGGTGCTGTGGCGCCTCGATCACAACGCGCGGGCCGAAGTCTTCCTCTACGTCGTCAGCCCGGGGCGGCCCGACCTGACCCACCTCGTGGAACAGGCGGGGTGGCCGGCTGCCGCCCTTGACCCAGCCACACCCGGCTGGGAGAGCCGCCCGTACGCACCCCTCCTCGACCGCCTCACGCCGGGCGGACTCTGGGAGTTCAGGCTCACGGCCAACCCGGTGCACCACATCCGCCGCAAGGACGGCGAGCCGACCAAACGCACCGCCCACATCACACCCGTCCACCAGAGGGGCTGGCTCCTCGACCCCGAACGCCAGGAACGAGCCGGGTTCCGTGTCGTCGAAAAGCCTCAGACCCAGCGGCTCCTGCCCGGCGGCACCACCCACAAGAACCATCCGCATCACGGCGACCGCTACGAGCTGGCCGTACGAGACGAACGGGCACTGTCGTTCAACAAGTCCCGCGACAGCAGGTCGGCCCACCAGGTGAAAGTCGTGACCGTGACCTTCGACGGGCGCCTCGAAGTCACCGACCCCGAGGCACTGCGCCGCACCCTCACCCAGGGCCTCGGCCGCGCCAAGGCCTACGGCTGCGGGCTCATGACTCTCGCCCCCGTTCAGACATCCCCCCGGGTCAGGGGAGAGGACAGGTGA
- the cas5e gene encoding type I-E CRISPR-associated protein Cas5/CasD: MSVLLLRLAGPLQAWGASARFVRRTTESAPTKSGVIGMLAAARGLDRDDDTRLAQLAALRFGVRLDQPGTRIRDFQTAHHAVTGKSMPLSERFYLADAVFVAALEGDPVLLDDLYSALRAPVYPLFLGRRSCPPALPVELGIRDTGLHEALSDEPWHASSWYQKARRRDDAVSLTVLREPQADEQHGDTLRDQPLSFAAAHRRHALRSVITATVQVPNPYAAAHRGWAAARCVPRHDPFDAVEEETH; this comes from the coding sequence ATGAGCGTCCTGCTCCTGCGGCTGGCCGGCCCCCTGCAGGCGTGGGGGGCCTCAGCGCGCTTCGTGCGCCGCACCACCGAGTCCGCCCCCACCAAGAGCGGCGTCATCGGCATGCTCGCCGCCGCCCGAGGCCTGGACCGCGACGACGACACGAGGCTGGCCCAGCTGGCCGCCCTGCGCTTCGGCGTGCGCCTGGACCAACCAGGCACCCGGATCAGGGACTTCCAGACCGCCCATCACGCGGTGACCGGTAAATCGATGCCGCTCTCCGAGCGCTTCTACCTCGCCGACGCCGTGTTCGTCGCAGCTCTCGAAGGAGACCCAGTCCTCCTGGACGACCTGTACAGCGCACTGCGCGCCCCGGTGTATCCGCTCTTCCTCGGCCGGCGCTCCTGCCCACCGGCCCTCCCCGTAGAGCTCGGCATCCGCGACACCGGCCTCCACGAGGCCCTGAGCGACGAACCCTGGCACGCGTCCAGCTGGTATCAGAAGGCGCGCCGCCGCGATGACGCCGTGTCCCTGACCGTGCTGCGCGAGCCACAAGCGGACGAGCAGCACGGCGACACGCTGAGGGACCAGCCCCTCAGTTTCGCTGCCGCGCATCGGCGGCACGCGCTGCGCTCCGTGATCACGGCGACGGTTCAGGTCCCCAATCCGTATGCAGCGGCGCACCGGGGCTGGGCCGCCGCGCGCTGTGTGCCTCGGCATGATCCGTTCGATGCGGTGGAGGAGGAAACCCACTGA
- the cas7e gene encoding type I-E CRISPR-associated protein Cas7/Cse4/CasC gives MNRIFLDVHALQTVPPSNLNRDDTGAPKSAVYGGVPRARVSSQAWKRATRTYFSAENLLNPNELGVRTKKVAEVLAARITALSPDLEGAEVLQLAAEVIQGATGSKMVVPQRKADAAKDTAEQPAPESKYLMFLSARQLDGLASLAIEGAADIKGFFKDKGNKARAKEIADTRHSVDIALFGRMVADSADFNVDAAVQVAHAISVHRVENESDYYTAVDDENTEAETGAGMIGTVDFNSATLYRYAALSVHQLAENLGEGLRDDEERTTPVRRAVEAFVRSFLESLPTGKINTFGHHTLPDAVVVKLRSTRPISYVAAFEDPVTGESGHLREAVARLAEYIPDVERAYGDDESTVTWVLRVGPNTEKLSGLGTEAERLGDLVESVGRTVAERLDKPA, from the coding sequence GTGAACCGTATTTTCCTCGACGTGCACGCACTGCAGACGGTGCCGCCCAGCAATCTCAACCGGGACGACACCGGTGCGCCGAAGTCTGCTGTCTATGGGGGAGTGCCCCGTGCCCGCGTCTCGAGCCAGGCATGGAAGCGGGCCACCAGGACGTACTTCAGTGCCGAGAATCTTCTGAACCCCAACGAGCTCGGTGTGCGTACGAAGAAGGTTGCCGAGGTACTCGCCGCTCGGATCACGGCCCTTTCCCCTGACCTTGAGGGGGCTGAGGTGCTGCAGCTGGCGGCGGAAGTCATCCAGGGGGCCACGGGCTCCAAGATGGTGGTGCCCCAGAGGAAGGCGGATGCGGCCAAGGACACGGCTGAACAGCCCGCGCCGGAGTCGAAGTATCTGATGTTCCTCAGCGCCCGTCAGCTCGACGGCCTCGCTTCCCTGGCCATCGAAGGTGCCGCGGACATCAAGGGATTCTTCAAGGACAAGGGCAACAAGGCCCGCGCGAAGGAGATCGCTGACACCCGCCATTCGGTCGATATCGCCCTGTTCGGGCGCATGGTTGCAGACTCCGCGGACTTCAACGTCGACGCCGCCGTTCAGGTAGCGCACGCCATCAGCGTTCACCGCGTCGAAAACGAATCCGACTACTACACCGCTGTCGATGACGAGAACACCGAGGCGGAGACGGGGGCCGGGATGATCGGGACCGTCGACTTCAACTCGGCCACCCTCTACCGCTATGCGGCGCTCAGCGTCCACCAGCTCGCCGAGAACCTCGGTGAGGGGCTGCGCGACGATGAGGAGCGCACCACGCCGGTACGGCGGGCGGTCGAAGCGTTCGTGCGGAGCTTCCTCGAGTCCTTGCCGACCGGGAAGATCAACACGTTCGGGCACCACACCCTGCCCGACGCGGTGGTCGTCAAACTCCGCTCCACCCGGCCCATCAGCTACGTCGCAGCGTTCGAGGACCCCGTCACCGGCGAGAGCGGTCACCTTCGGGAGGCTGTCGCGCGCCTGGCCGAGTACATCCCGGACGTGGAGCGCGCCTACGGGGACGACGAGTCCACCGTCACCTGGGTTCTGCGGGTCGGCCCGAACACGGAGAAGCTCTCCGGGCTCGGCACGGAGGCGGAGCGTCTGGGGGACCTGGTCGAGTCGGTCGGCCGCACCGTTGCCGAGCGTCTCGACAAGCCCGCATGA
- the casB gene encoding type I-E CRISPR-associated protein Cse2/CasB yields MTTQALSTPRQRVEALTGELIVPLQRGYLGDQSFTVGALARLRRGAGKEFSQVPDLWGLVDTGGLHTTPGEGLWPLSEAELTRAEDALHVAVTLWALHQQSRGTAMHRAQAPGSPRGLGAGVRALMPPTRAGDTNEAGEAVRKRLVRAGTAPGLTVLSQRLRDIVVLLHGGDIPLDYALLAGQLYQWQEPGGRDAVRREWGRSFHSYRPSQKAGTGTPASDHLTDLTDKDAS; encoded by the coding sequence ATGACCACCCAGGCCCTGTCCACTCCTCGTCAGCGCGTCGAAGCTCTGACCGGGGAACTCATTGTCCCGCTGCAACGCGGCTACCTGGGCGACCAGTCCTTCACTGTCGGGGCGCTGGCACGGCTGCGCCGCGGTGCGGGCAAGGAATTTTCCCAGGTACCGGACCTCTGGGGCCTTGTTGACACCGGCGGCCTCCACACCACGCCGGGGGAGGGGCTGTGGCCGCTGAGCGAGGCAGAGTTGACTCGCGCGGAGGACGCACTGCACGTGGCTGTGACGCTGTGGGCGCTGCACCAGCAGTCCCGCGGCACGGCCATGCACCGGGCGCAGGCCCCCGGTTCGCCTCGGGGGCTGGGGGCTGGTGTGCGCGCGCTGATGCCCCCGACGAGGGCCGGCGACACGAACGAAGCAGGAGAGGCGGTCCGCAAAAGGCTCGTGCGCGCTGGGACCGCGCCCGGCCTGACCGTGCTGTCGCAGCGCCTGCGGGACATCGTCGTGCTGCTGCACGGCGGGGACATCCCCCTTGACTACGCCCTGTTGGCCGGACAGCTCTACCAGTGGCAGGAGCCGGGCGGCCGCGATGCCGTACGCCGCGAATGGGGCCGGTCGTTCCACTCCTACCGGCCGTCCCAGAAAGCCGGCACCGGCACACCGGCCTCAGATCACCTCACCGACCTCACGGACAAGGACGCCTCGTGA
- the casA gene encoding type I-E CRISPR-associated protein Cse1/CasA, whose product MDEQPTPVGELSFDLTARPWVPVLRMDGVEEELSLREVFEQAGQLRSVVGDLPTQEFALVRLLLALAHDALDGPRDTEHWARLWEDGDCFEPVAGYLDEYLDRFDLLHPSAPFFQVAGLRTPSGEVFSLNRIVADVPNNEPFFTSRMPAVDRLGFAEAARWVVHAHAYDTSGIKTGIEGDERVKGGKVYPLGVGWAGTLGGVYAEGQTLRETLLLNLVAWDTAGVRFGEGDLPAWRREPCCPGPGVHRRPSGVRDLYTWQTRRVRFHFDAGGVHGVVLGYGDPLGPHNMHTDEPMTAWRRSAAQEKKRGEALVYMPREHDPSRSAWRGLEALVVGRAEAGHSGEAAKVLRPGVLEWIAKLVSVGELPRGYLIRTRVVGCVYGTQQSVVDEIVDDRLVMSVVLLHREDREYAREAIDAVSDAERAVTALGDLATDLARAAGSETEGRRSAARALGFDALDAPYRTWLTELATAEDPTAHRTQWQKSTLRILRHLSEELIAQAGDAAWEGRVVEAKNGPEWLNSALADQRFRFRLDKALSSPFSAGPQPGAGPAPGSASSSKVPV is encoded by the coding sequence ATGGACGAACAGCCCACCCCTGTGGGGGAGTTATCTTTCGATCTGACGGCCCGGCCGTGGGTGCCGGTGCTGCGGATGGATGGTGTCGAGGAGGAGCTGTCCCTGCGGGAGGTGTTCGAGCAAGCCGGTCAGCTCCGCAGTGTCGTGGGTGACCTGCCCACGCAGGAGTTCGCCCTCGTCCGTCTGCTGCTCGCGCTCGCGCACGATGCGCTGGACGGTCCACGTGATACCGAGCACTGGGCGCGGTTATGGGAAGACGGTGACTGCTTTGAGCCGGTGGCGGGCTACCTCGATGAGTACCTTGACCGATTCGATCTGCTCCACCCCAGCGCACCGTTCTTCCAGGTCGCAGGGCTGCGCACGCCGAGCGGTGAGGTTTTCTCTCTCAACCGGATCGTCGCGGACGTTCCGAACAATGAGCCGTTCTTCACCTCCCGGATGCCGGCAGTGGACCGGCTCGGGTTCGCGGAGGCGGCCCGCTGGGTTGTCCACGCGCATGCGTATGACACTTCCGGGATCAAGACGGGCATCGAGGGCGACGAGCGGGTCAAGGGCGGCAAGGTGTATCCGCTCGGGGTCGGGTGGGCCGGGACGCTGGGCGGGGTGTACGCGGAGGGGCAGACGCTTCGGGAGACGCTGCTGCTGAATCTGGTGGCCTGGGACACTGCCGGGGTCCGGTTCGGTGAGGGTGACCTGCCGGCCTGGCGGCGCGAGCCGTGCTGCCCGGGCCCCGGAGTGCATCGGCGCCCTTCGGGTGTGCGGGACTTGTACACCTGGCAGACGCGTCGGGTGCGGTTTCACTTCGATGCCGGTGGGGTGCACGGCGTTGTCCTGGGCTACGGCGATCCGCTTGGGCCGCACAACATGCACACCGACGAGCCGATGACCGCCTGGCGTCGGAGTGCCGCTCAGGAGAAGAAGCGGGGTGAGGCGCTCGTCTACATGCCGCGCGAGCATGATCCGAGCCGCTCCGCGTGGCGCGGTCTCGAGGCTCTGGTCGTGGGGCGTGCTGAGGCGGGGCATAGCGGCGAGGCCGCGAAGGTGCTGAGGCCGGGGGTCCTGGAGTGGATCGCGAAGCTGGTGAGCGTAGGCGAGTTGCCGCGCGGATACCTCATCCGTACCCGGGTCGTGGGGTGTGTCTACGGGACCCAGCAGTCTGTGGTGGACGAGATTGTTGACGACCGCCTGGTCATGTCCGTTGTTCTCCTGCACCGGGAGGACCGCGAGTACGCACGTGAAGCCATCGACGCGGTATCCGACGCGGAGCGTGCCGTTACAGCACTGGGTGACCTGGCCACCGATCTTGCCCGTGCAGCGGGCAGTGAGACTGAGGGGCGACGGTCTGCCGCACGCGCTCTTGGCTTCGACGCCCTCGACGCCCCCTACCGCACCTGGCTGACAGAACTCGCGACCGCCGAGGATCCCACAGCCCACCGGACCCAATGGCAGAAGAGCACCTTGCGGATCCTTCGCCATCTGAGTGAGGAACTCATCGCTCAGGCGGGCGACGCTGCCTGGGAGGGCCGGGTGGTGGAAGCGAAGAACGGCCCCGAATGGCTCAACTCAGCCCTCGCCGACCAACGGTTCCGCTTCCGTCTTGACAAGGCACTCAGCAGCCCGTTCAGTGCCGGCCCGCAGCCGGGCGCCGGCCCCGCGCCGGGGTCCGCCTCTTCTTCGAAGGTGCCCGTATGA
- the cas3 gene encoding CRISPR-associated helicase Cas3' — translation MTAEGEPGAGLGGRLTGPARSVWAKHDRDAEGWLPLWRHMADSGAVAGLLWDHWLPANVRGLVAEALPGGLADARRLVVWLTAVHDIGKATPAFACQVDQLADRMRDQGLEMRTHRQFGPDRRIAPHGLAGQVLLAEWLEERHGWAVKQSGQFAVVPGGHHGVAPEYGQLNDLFDRPYLLRTPGPSRALWRRVQEELLDACADEYAVRERLGVWRAVVLPQPVQVLLTAIVIVADWVASNPDLFPYFPQESRSGEERVAAAWRGLRLPPPWRAQDPPGDVQELFVSRFELPAGAKVRPVQEAAARVAADMPEAGLLVIEAPMGEGKTEAALAVAEIFAARSGAGGVFFALPTMATGNAMFPRLLHWLDCLPGEEQGVRRSVLLAHSKAALNDLFAGLMRAGRQTVAAVDVDGGEQQWRPGEAKGSAPAELVAHAWLRGRKKAMLSSFVAGTVDQLLFAGLKSRHLALRHLAVAGKVLVIDEAHAYDTYMSVYLDRVLSWLGAYRVPVVVLSATLPAARRRELAQAYAGVDGAAGFEVLSEAVEYPLITAVAAGQTSPVVESPQASSRGGEVRLESLEDGEEVLAGRLEAELAGGGCVLVVRNTVRRVLETGRFLRERFGPEAVTVAHSCFVDVDRAAKDADLLDRFGPPEKAAGRRPVGRHIVVASQVAEQSLDVDFDLLVTDLCPVDLMLQRMGRLHRHHRGAGQSQRPPRLRAAQCLVTGVDWSGVVPVPVRGSVAVYGAYALLRAAAVLLPHLEGPGRRPVRLPGDISPLVQGAYGEGPVGPEAWAPALDVALGRHEKHQADQAGRAEVFRLGPVGPVGHPIVGWVAAGAGDADDTRAGRAQVRDSRESLEVVVVQRRADGSLGTLPWLAGGKGGLELPQERVPDPSAARAAAGCGLRLPMQFSSPEVMDRAITELEELYVPAWQNKDCPWLAGQLILALDMDCQTRLAGFSLTYSQSDGLEVIRD, via the coding sequence ATGACGGCTGAGGGGGAGCCCGGGGCGGGGCTTGGGGGTCGGCTCACGGGACCGGCGCGTTCGGTGTGGGCTAAGCATGACCGGGATGCGGAGGGATGGCTGCCGCTGTGGCGGCACATGGCAGACAGCGGCGCTGTGGCTGGGTTGTTGTGGGACCACTGGTTGCCTGCGAATGTGCGGGGGCTGGTGGCGGAGGCTCTACCGGGTGGGTTGGCGGATGCCCGCCGGTTGGTGGTGTGGCTGACCGCGGTTCATGACATCGGGAAGGCGACGCCGGCGTTTGCCTGCCAGGTGGACCAGCTTGCCGATCGTATGCGGGACCAGGGCCTGGAGATGCGGACCCATCGGCAGTTCGGGCCAGATCGTCGGATAGCTCCTCATGGCCTGGCCGGGCAGGTGCTGTTGGCGGAGTGGCTGGAGGAGCGGCACGGCTGGGCTGTCAAGCAGTCGGGGCAGTTCGCGGTGGTGCCGGGTGGCCATCACGGAGTGGCGCCCGAGTATGGCCAGTTGAACGACCTGTTCGACCGGCCTTACCTGTTGCGGACGCCTGGTCCGAGCCGGGCGTTGTGGCGTCGGGTGCAGGAGGAGTTGCTGGATGCCTGCGCGGACGAGTACGCGGTGCGGGAGCGCCTGGGCGTGTGGCGGGCGGTGGTATTGCCCCAGCCGGTGCAGGTGTTGTTGACCGCGATAGTGATCGTTGCTGACTGGGTTGCCAGTAATCCGGATCTGTTTCCGTATTTTCCGCAGGAATCCCGTAGCGGCGAGGAGAGGGTGGCGGCGGCCTGGCGGGGGTTGAGGTTGCCGCCGCCGTGGCGTGCTCAGGATCCTCCAGGGGATGTGCAGGAGTTGTTCGTGTCGCGTTTTGAGCTGCCGGCGGGGGCGAAGGTGAGGCCGGTGCAGGAGGCTGCGGCGCGAGTGGCGGCCGATATGCCCGAGGCCGGCCTGCTGGTGATCGAGGCGCCGATGGGGGAGGGGAAGACGGAAGCGGCGCTTGCGGTTGCGGAGATTTTCGCGGCTCGTTCGGGTGCGGGTGGTGTGTTCTTCGCGTTGCCGACGATGGCGACAGGCAACGCGATGTTCCCGCGGCTGCTGCACTGGCTGGATTGTCTTCCGGGGGAGGAGCAGGGTGTTCGGCGCTCTGTTCTGCTCGCGCACTCGAAAGCAGCGCTCAATGATCTTTTTGCCGGCTTGATGCGTGCCGGCCGGCAGACGGTCGCCGCCGTCGATGTGGACGGTGGGGAGCAGCAGTGGCGGCCGGGTGAGGCGAAGGGGAGCGCTCCGGCGGAGTTGGTTGCTCATGCGTGGCTGCGGGGGCGTAAGAAGGCGATGCTGTCGTCGTTCGTTGCCGGGACCGTGGATCAGTTGCTTTTCGCGGGGCTCAAGAGTCGCCACTTGGCGTTGCGTCATCTTGCGGTGGCGGGGAAGGTCTTGGTGATTGACGAAGCGCATGCTTACGACACGTATATGAGCGTGTATCTGGACCGGGTCCTGTCGTGGCTGGGTGCGTACCGGGTTCCGGTGGTGGTGTTGTCGGCGACGCTTCCCGCGGCCCGTCGTAGGGAGTTGGCTCAGGCGTACGCCGGCGTCGATGGTGCTGCTGGTTTTGAGGTGTTGTCCGAGGCTGTTGAGTATCCGCTGATCACTGCTGTTGCTGCGGGGCAGACAAGTCCGGTCGTGGAGAGTCCGCAGGCGTCGTCGCGTGGTGGCGAGGTGCGGTTGGAGTCGCTGGAGGACGGTGAGGAGGTTCTGGCCGGGCGGCTGGAGGCTGAGCTTGCTGGTGGTGGCTGTGTGCTGGTCGTGCGGAACACGGTTCGGCGGGTCCTGGAGACGGGGCGGTTCTTGCGGGAGCGGTTCGGTCCCGAGGCGGTGACGGTCGCCCATTCGTGTTTCGTGGATGTGGACCGTGCGGCGAAGGATGCTGACCTGCTGGACCGTTTCGGGCCGCCGGAGAAGGCGGCAGGCCGGCGGCCGGTGGGGCGGCACATTGTGGTCGCCAGTCAGGTCGCCGAGCAGTCACTGGATGTGGATTTCGATCTGCTCGTCACTGATCTGTGCCCTGTGGATCTGATGTTGCAGCGGATGGGGCGGTTGCACCGCCATCACCGGGGTGCAGGTCAGTCGCAGCGCCCTCCCCGGCTGCGTGCGGCGCAGTGCTTGGTCACCGGTGTGGACTGGAGTGGGGTTGTGCCCGTGCCGGTGCGGGGGTCGGTGGCGGTCTACGGGGCGTACGCGCTGCTACGCGCGGCGGCTGTCCTGCTCCCGCACCTTGAGGGTCCCGGGCGCCGGCCGGTCCGGCTGCCCGGGGACATCAGCCCGCTGGTCCAGGGCGCTTACGGGGAGGGGCCGGTGGGCCCTGAGGCGTGGGCGCCGGCGCTCGATGTGGCGTTGGGGCGTCATGAGAAGCACCAGGCTGACCAGGCCGGGCGGGCGGAGGTGTTCCGGCTGGGGCCGGTGGGCCCCGTGGGGCATCCGATCGTGGGGTGGGTCGCGGCGGGTGCGGGGGATGCGGATGACACCCGGGCCGGGCGGGCTCAGGTCCGTGACAGCAGGGAGAGCCTGGAGGTCGTGGTCGTTCAGCGTCGTGCGGACGGGTCGTTGGGCACGCTGCCCTGGCTTGCCGGTGGCAAGGGTGGCCTGGAGCTGCCGCAGGAGCGGGTCCCGGATCCGAGTGCGGCGCGGGCTGCGGCGGGCTGCGGGTTACGTCTGCCGATGCAGTTTTCGTCGCCGGAGGTCATGGACCGGGCGATCACGGAACTCGAGGAGCTGTATGTGCCGGCGTGGCAGAACAAGGACTGTCCATGGCTTGCCGGACAGCTCATTCTGGCGCTCGACATGGATTGTCAGACCCGCCTGGCAGGCTTCTCACTCACATACAGCCAGAGCGACGGTCTTGAGGTGATCCGTGACTGA
- a CDS encoding helix-turn-helix transcriptional regulator: protein MYVSVDQSPRQKGATMSNLLDAVDALIERPPDLPEPAVRARLRRADGLTQQQVATALGVQRLAIVRWEAGTSQPRAPHRQAYAHLLDRLAAKYPEAADTRPNTTSVGKMR from the coding sequence ATGTATGTTTCGGTAGATCAATCGCCGCGCCAGAAGGGGGCCACGATGTCGAATCTGTTGGACGCCGTCGATGCTCTGATTGAACGTCCTCCCGATCTACCTGAGCCCGCTGTCCGTGCCCGCCTTCGTAGGGCTGACGGCTTGACTCAGCAACAGGTAGCCACGGCCCTCGGAGTGCAGCGGTTGGCCATCGTTCGGTGGGAGGCAGGCACGTCCCAGCCCCGCGCCCCGCACCGGCAGGCATACGCGCACCTCCTGGACCGCCTGGCCGCAAAGTACCCCGAAGCGGCTGATACCAGGCCAAACACCACGTCAGTCGGAAAGATGCGATGA